One window from the genome of Glycine soja cultivar W05 chromosome 12, ASM419377v2, whole genome shotgun sequence encodes:
- the LOC114378999 gene encoding ethylene-responsive transcription factor ERF027-like — translation MAARAHDVGALAIRGTSAILNFPNSVSLLPIANSLSSRKDIRAAAVEAAESLRPISNSHHKKISRKSKSTRAKKVPSLEETTKETVLDSSLHLKSMHSLLDREKCDVINSTSGTEKNNLDLSSTMFFDEEALFNTPGLLDRMAESLDIFPLLPSMDYYWDDHAYCTDFNLWTD, via the coding sequence ATGGCAGCTAGAGCACATGATGTGGGTGCCCTAGCCATTAGGGGCACCTCAGCAATTCTAAACTTTCCAAACTCAGTTTCCCTTCTTCCAATCGCTAACTCATTATCTTCACGTAAAGATATTCGAGCAGCTGCAGTAGAAGCCGCTGAGAGTCTCAGACCAATCTCCAATTCTCATCACAAGAAAATTAGCCGCAAAAGTAAGTCTACGAGAGCTAAGAAGGTTCCATCATTAGAGGAAACAACAAAGGAAACGGTGTTGGACTCGTCCTTGCACTTGAAGAGCATGCATAGTTTGCTGGATCGTGAAAAATGTGATGTGATCAACAGTACTAGTGGCACAGAGAAAAACAATTTGGATTTGTCTTCAACCATGTTCTTCGATGAGGAGGCGTTGTTTAACACGCCGGGTCTCTTGGATAGAATGGCTGAGAGTTTGGATATTTTCCCACTACTACCATCAATGGATTATTATTGGGATGATCATGCTTACTGCACAGACTTCAATTTATGGAcggattaa
- the LOC114379082 gene encoding uncharacterized protein LOC114379082 codes for MNMSDMISCFNENAVNVSHSSCSSYSNNACISPSVTPSTQNSVSSVYKTTLSNQKQLLITVTWCKSHSNQGLNVTFGEENNNPLAPSFRLNTNSRFFRKKKGSKMLESEDSKVEVFWDLSKAKYDTGPEPVEGFYVAILVDAEIGLILGEDVAKKFKTRTLLGNVSLLSRREHCSGNAVYATKAQFCDTGTWHDILIRCSGENEGLKAPVLSVCIDKKTVIRVKRLQWNFRGNQTIFVDGLLVDLLWDVHNWFFNPASGNAVFMFRTRSGLDSRLWLEEKIAQKDKDRVEFSLLIYAYKNT; via the coding sequence ATGAACATGTCAGATATGATATCTTGTTTCAACGAGAACGCAGTGAATGTGTCACACTCCTCATGTTCTAGCTACTCAAACAACGCTTGCATATCTCCAAGTGTTACACCTTCAACTCAAAATTCAGTGTCTTCTGTCTACAAAACCACCCTCTCAAACCAAAAGCAGCTTCTGATCACAGTCACGTGGTGCAAGAGCCACTCCAACCAAGGACTCAACGTAACCTTCGGCGAAGAGAACAACAACCCTTTGGCACCATCTTTCAGACTCAACACCAATTCACGCTTTTtcaggaaaaagaaaggaagcaaAATGTTGGAATCCGAAGACTCAAAAGTTGAAGTCTTCTGGGACCTCTCGAAGGCCAAGTATGACACTGGCCCTGAACCTGTTGAAGGGTTTTACGTGGCGATTCTCGTTGATGCAGAAATAGGCCTCATTCTCGGTGAAGATGTGGCCAAGAAGTTCAAAACAAGAACCCTTTTGGGCAATGTTTCGCTGTTATCACGGCGTGAGCATTGCTCGGGTAACGCCGTTTACGCAACCAAGGCTCAGTTTTGTGACACTGGAACTTGGCATGACATTTTGATCAGATGCAGTGGCGAGAATGAAGGACTCAAAGCTCCTGTTTTGTCTGTTTGCATTGACAAGAAGACGGTGATTCGTGTGAAGAGGCTGCAGTGGAATTTCAGGGGCAACCAAACGATTTTCGTCGATGGGTTGCTTGTGGATTTGCTTTGGGATGTTCATAACTGGTTTTTCAACCCTGCTTCTGGGAATGCTGTGTTCATGTTCAGGACCAGGAGTGGCTTGGATAGCAGATTGTGGTTAGAGGAGAAGATTGCACAGAAAGATAAAGATAGAGTTGAATTCTCCTTGTTGATCTATGCCTATAAGAACACATGA